One window from the genome of Candidatus Zixiibacteriota bacterium encodes:
- a CDS encoding transglutaminase domain-containing protein, with protein sequence MSERSLGRRAALTALCLALLAGCGSDPAPRPADQVEAALAAAGANRGELEKVLAHFDGKGDTLMLDAARYLIGNMEGHSYVTYALIDSLGDTIPWDAARFPDYGALQAAYGELEKARPGLDFKSAVAARDLETVTADYLIENVELAFAAWRTKPWARKLSYEEFREGVLPYRGSNEPLEPWRAELMARYADLAGKMTDSTDPVEAARLINDDIKSWFRFDERWYFHPTDQGLAEMKTTGRGRCEDMTNLTIYAMRANGLAVTSDYTPYWANAGNNHAWNALILPGGKAIPFMGAEADPGEYNLIRRAAKVYRKSFARQPRNLAFVKEENRKVPGWLAGKSYRDVTAAYGEVCDVAVTFAEAPADSVRFAYLCVFNDGEWKPIQWAEIAGRRAVFAAMAPEVVYLPGFYLNEEIVPAGEPFLLEPGGVQQALTAELAEPVDIVCRAIMSKDLDKASENASGSRLMAGVDYELFFWGGEWKSLGTATAAEEPLVFLAPSGGLYRLAAAGSDGDERIFTWREGAQTWW encoded by the coding sequence ATGAGCGAACGATCCCTGGGCCGGAGGGCGGCTTTGACCGCCCTGTGTCTGGCGTTGCTGGCGGGTTGCGGGAGCGACCCGGCGCCGCGCCCGGCCGATCAGGTGGAGGCGGCGCTGGCCGCGGCCGGCGCCAACCGCGGCGAACTGGAAAAAGTGCTCGCCCATTTTGACGGCAAGGGGGACACGTTGATGCTCGACGCCGCCCGGTATCTGATCGGCAACATGGAAGGGCACAGCTACGTCACCTACGCCCTCATCGACAGCCTCGGCGACACCATTCCCTGGGATGCCGCGCGGTTTCCGGACTACGGCGCGCTACAGGCGGCGTACGGGGAGCTGGAGAAGGCCCGCCCCGGTCTGGATTTCAAAAGCGCGGTGGCGGCGCGGGACCTCGAGACGGTCACGGCCGACTACCTCATCGAGAATGTCGAGCTGGCGTTCGCCGCGTGGCGGACCAAACCGTGGGCGAGGAAGCTCTCCTACGAGGAGTTCCGCGAAGGGGTGCTGCCGTACCGGGGGAGCAACGAGCCGCTCGAACCGTGGCGGGCGGAGCTGATGGCCCGCTACGCCGACCTCGCGGGCAAAATGACAGACTCAACCGACCCGGTGGAAGCGGCGCGGCTGATCAACGACGACATCAAGAGCTGGTTCCGTTTCGACGAGCGCTGGTATTTCCACCCCACCGACCAGGGGCTGGCCGAAATGAAAACGACCGGCCGCGGCCGCTGCGAGGACATGACCAACCTCACGATCTATGCCATGCGGGCCAACGGACTCGCCGTGACCTCGGACTACACCCCCTACTGGGCGAACGCGGGCAACAACCACGCCTGGAACGCCCTCATCCTGCCGGGCGGGAAAGCCATTCCGTTCATGGGCGCCGAGGCCGACCCCGGCGAGTACAACTTGATCCGCCGAGCGGCCAAAGTGTACCGGAAATCGTTCGCCCGACAGCCGCGGAACCTCGCCTTCGTCAAGGAAGAAAACCGCAAAGTGCCCGGCTGGCTGGCCGGCAAGAGCTACCGGGACGTCACCGCGGCCTACGGGGAGGTGTGCGATGTGGCGGTGACGTTCGCCGAGGCCCCCGCGGATTCGGTCCGCTTCGCCTACCTGTGCGTGTTCAACGACGGCGAGTGGAAACCGATCCAGTGGGCCGAGATCGCCGGCCGACGGGCGGTCTTCGCCGCCATGGCCCCCGAGGTCGTCTACCTCCCCGGGTTCTACCTCAACGAAGAGATAGTGCCGGCCGGAGAGCCGTTCCTCCTCGAGCCGGGCGGGGTTCAGCAGGCGCTGACGGCGGAGCTCGCCGAGCCGGTCGACATCGTCTGTCGGGCGATCATGAGCAAAGACCTCGACAAGGCGTCGGAAAACGCCTCCGGCTCCCGGCTGATGGCCGGGGTGGACTATGAGCTGTTCTTCTGGGGCGGGGAATGGAAGTCGCTTGGGACGGCGACGGCGGCCGAAGAACCCCTTGTGTTCCTCGCCCCCTCGGGCGGGCTCTACCGGCTCGCGGCGGCGGGCTCCGACGGGGACGAGCGGATCTTCACGTGGCGCGAGGGAGCGCAGACGTGGTGGTGA
- a CDS encoding RimK family alpha-L-glutamate ligase, whose protein sequence is MGRIGVYIERYTITRSDEMEALMRFAMVARKIGHEVDYLFRPDVAKIPQYDAIFIRALTDPLNTSYVAARMAEMHGKRVIDDPRSIYICCDKVNMYAHLQREGVPMPDTLFLEEKDLTRARAAQVFEQLGSPVVLKAPNSSFSMYVEKAETPEAFVRVGNRFLRRSDRLVAQRFIKSDFDWRVGIVAGEVLYVCQYTIPRKRWKILTYAENNRAISGPVKGVPIEKADPQLLEVALAAARAIGDGLYGIDLKQVDDGYAVIEVNDNPTINAGEEDQAAGDLYEKVIRFLVEGKTTP, encoded by the coding sequence ATGGGAAGAATAGGCGTCTACATCGAGCGCTACACCATCACCCGGTCCGATGAGATGGAGGCGCTCATGCGCTTCGCCATGGTGGCGCGCAAGATCGGGCACGAGGTGGACTACCTCTTTCGTCCGGACGTGGCCAAGATTCCCCAGTACGATGCGATCTTCATCCGCGCCCTGACCGATCCGCTCAACACCTCGTACGTCGCCGCCCGCATGGCCGAAATGCACGGCAAGCGGGTGATCGACGATCCGCGCTCGATCTACATCTGCTGCGACAAGGTCAACATGTACGCCCACCTCCAGCGCGAGGGGGTCCCCATGCCCGACACGCTCTTCCTGGAGGAGAAGGATCTCACGCGGGCGCGCGCGGCCCAGGTGTTCGAACAGCTCGGCAGTCCGGTGGTTCTCAAAGCGCCCAACAGCAGCTTCTCGATGTACGTGGAGAAAGCGGAGACGCCCGAGGCCTTTGTCCGTGTCGGCAACCGGTTCCTCCGCCGCTCTGACCGGCTCGTGGCCCAGCGCTTCATCAAGTCCGATTTCGACTGGCGGGTCGGCATCGTCGCCGGCGAAGTGCTCTACGTGTGCCAGTACACGATCCCGCGCAAGCGCTGGAAGATTCTGACCTACGCCGAGAACAACCGCGCCATTTCCGGCCCTGTCAAGGGAGTGCCGATCGAGAAGGCCGATCCGCAGCTCCTGGAGGTCGCCCTGGCCGCGGCCCGCGCCATCGGCGACGGCCTCTACGGGATCGACCTCAAGCAGGTGGATGACGGCTACGCGGTCATCGAAGTCAACGACAACCCGACCATCAACGCCGGCGAAGAGGACCAGGCCGCGGGGGACCTGTACGAGAAGGTGATCCGGTTCCTCGTCGAGGGCAAGACGACGCCATGA
- a CDS encoding CPBP family intramembrane metalloprotease codes for MEETPYERIPVYDPNPEPDHVRRFRAASGNAQFRRTWLTAVALLALVVIYPAVSIAFAEDPSIALKGLNDTMRILMLLVTIVIQWGLFVVLVLAAESEKTGLAGLGFRRFRPVDLAWAVAFLLAANLLLSGLAWVLGQIGLPMSGDIRFLIPTDLVGRIVWVVVAITAGVVEETAFRGYLMTRLRLLGRTRGWLMPTVVSALVFGSLHAYQGAPGVIVIAVYGALFSLLYIRTGTLWPAVIAHFFQDLSALFFPQ; via the coding sequence GTGGAAGAAACCCCGTACGAACGCATACCGGTCTATGACCCGAACCCCGAACCGGACCACGTCAGGCGCTTCCGGGCGGCCTCGGGCAACGCGCAGTTTCGCCGCACCTGGCTGACCGCGGTGGCTCTCTTGGCGCTGGTGGTCATCTACCCGGCGGTGTCGATCGCATTCGCGGAGGATCCCTCGATCGCACTGAAGGGCCTGAACGACACCATGCGCATCCTGATGCTGCTGGTCACGATCGTGATTCAGTGGGGGCTGTTCGTGGTGCTCGTGCTGGCGGCGGAGTCGGAGAAGACCGGGCTGGCGGGGCTGGGGTTTCGCCGCTTCCGGCCGGTGGATCTCGCCTGGGCGGTCGCCTTCCTGCTGGCCGCCAACCTCCTGCTCTCCGGTCTCGCCTGGGTGCTCGGGCAGATCGGGCTGCCCATGTCGGGCGACATCCGGTTCCTCATCCCGACCGACCTGGTCGGGCGCATCGTGTGGGTCGTGGTCGCGATCACCGCCGGCGTGGTCGAGGAGACGGCCTTTCGCGGGTATCTCATGACGCGCCTCCGCCTCCTCGGGCGCACGCGGGGGTGGCTAATGCCGACAGTCGTGTCCGCGCTCGTGTTCGGCAGCCTGCACGCCTACCAGGGGGCGCCCGGCGTGATCGTCATCGCCGTCTACGGGGCGCTCTTCTCGCTTCTGTACATCCGTACCGGGACGCTCTGGCCGGCCGTGATCGCGCACTTCTTCCAGGATCTCTCCGCCCTCTTCTTCCCCCAGTAG
- the holA gene encoding DNA polymerase III subunit delta: MIDAHGAVIYVGIAMPSPSELLRDINAGVFKPAYYFYGPEDYRIIEATKYLARQFLPDRQLQTNYRKLSGRKNPAREVMAELANLPMLGERQVFSISDFQSYQPADVERILGMLRPPDSTRVVVFSSPSPRTPKKTSKFFKAVQAAGIVMVEFPRLTAKEVRAQIQTRLQKAGLQIEPEALRVLVDLVAGNLGAVAAETDKLANYRGKGGTVTVDDVTAVAAGYETINIFTLADQIVTEQPHRVLRSLEQLIAEGNSPVTICTLLSTHFLRLYLVRHRKPVPGNMAWLESRLRPQANRFDSARLEQILIDLAEAEAQLRGGGLPPRLALEILVVGLMPGRDALYG; the protein is encoded by the coding sequence TTGATTGACGCTCACGGGGCGGTGATCTATGTTGGGATCGCCATGCCCAGTCCGAGCGAACTTCTCCGGGACATCAACGCCGGCGTCTTCAAACCGGCGTACTACTTCTACGGGCCCGAGGACTACCGGATCATCGAGGCGACCAAGTACCTCGCCCGCCAGTTTCTCCCCGACCGCCAGCTCCAGACCAACTACCGCAAGCTCAGCGGGCGCAAGAACCCGGCCCGGGAGGTGATGGCCGAACTGGCCAACCTCCCCATGCTCGGCGAGCGCCAGGTCTTCAGCATCAGCGACTTCCAGAGCTACCAGCCGGCCGACGTCGAGCGGATCCTCGGGATGCTCCGCCCGCCCGACTCGACCCGCGTCGTCGTCTTCAGCTCCCCCTCGCCGCGCACTCCCAAGAAGACCTCGAAGTTTTTCAAGGCGGTCCAGGCGGCCGGGATCGTCATGGTGGAGTTTCCCCGGCTGACGGCCAAGGAGGTTCGGGCGCAGATCCAGACGCGCCTGCAGAAAGCCGGTCTGCAGATCGAGCCCGAGGCGCTCCGCGTCCTGGTCGACCTGGTGGCGGGAAATCTCGGCGCCGTCGCCGCCGAAACCGACAAACTGGCCAACTACCGGGGGAAGGGGGGGACGGTCACAGTCGATGATGTGACCGCGGTGGCGGCCGGCTACGAGACGATCAACATCTTCACCCTGGCCGACCAGATTGTCACCGAACAGCCACACCGGGTGCTCCGCAGTCTGGAGCAGTTGATCGCGGAGGGGAATTCGCCGGTGACGATCTGCACGCTTCTGAGCACCCACTTCCTGCGCCTCTATCTCGTACGCCACCGGAAACCGGTGCCGGGGAACATGGCGTGGCTGGAGTCCCGCCTGCGGCCGCAGGCGAATCGGTTCGACAGCGCCCGGCTGGAGCAGATTCTGATCGATCTGGCCGAGGCCGAGGCGCAATTGCGGGGCGGCGGTTTGCCCCCGCGCCTGGCCCTGGAAATCCTCGTGGTCGGCCTCATGCCGGGCCGGGACGCGCTCTATGGGTGA
- a CDS encoding sigma-70 family RNA polymerase sigma factor, producing the protein MGENSREENLPRPVSGLDKAAERALVEAAQNGDNKAFGRLIRLHQKRLFRYIYAMLGSFDAAEDVVQEAFVKAYENLKSFKPEYDFYPWLSTIARNTAYNLVRKEEKNESLNALAEKGFDPESGDPGPLEKLLAEEGEKRFYQALKTLPVQHRVAFVLRHLEGMNYAEIASYLKIPPGTVDSRLYRARQMLMEALQDLL; encoded by the coding sequence ATGGGTGAAAATTCTCGGGAAGAAAACCTTCCCCGGCCGGTATCCGGTCTGGACAAAGCGGCCGAGCGGGCCTTGGTCGAGGCGGCCCAGAACGGCGACAATAAGGCGTTTGGACGGCTCATCCGCCTGCACCAGAAACGGCTGTTCCGGTACATCTACGCCATGCTGGGGTCGTTCGATGCCGCGGAAGATGTTGTCCAGGAGGCGTTTGTGAAGGCATACGAAAACCTGAAAAGCTTCAAGCCCGAGTACGATTTCTACCCCTGGCTCTCTACAATCGCCCGCAACACCGCCTACAACCTGGTCCGCAAGGAGGAAAAGAACGAGTCCCTGAATGCCTTAGCCGAAAAGGGTTTCGACCCCGAATCGGGCGACCCCGGACCGCTGGAAAAACTGCTGGCGGAAGAAGGAGAGAAACGGTTCTACCAGGCTCTCAAAACTCTCCCCGTGCAGCACCGCGTCGCCTTCGTGCTCCGCCACCTCGAGGGCATGAACTACGCCGAGATCGCCAGCTACCTGAAAATACCGCCGGGGACGGTCGATTCCCGGCTCTACCGGGCGCGCCAGATGTTGATGGAGGCGCTCCAGGACCTCCTCTGA
- a CDS encoding PspC domain-containing protein — protein MSYTRLYRSAENKVIAGVCGGLGEYFDVDPNLVRVFAVLLFFATQGFATLAYAAAWIIVPKRPLEGAVEEVRPERPRSSWIRYLPGLVLILIGSLLLVRQHWHWIDFDQWWPALMIAGGLFLLLRPRRRREACRPDLSAAPGEIPGGNEGRTA, from the coding sequence ATGAGCTACACCAGACTCTATCGGTCGGCGGAGAACAAGGTGATCGCGGGCGTGTGCGGCGGTCTCGGCGAATACTTCGACGTGGACCCCAACCTCGTGCGGGTGTTCGCGGTGCTGTTGTTTTTCGCCACCCAGGGGTTCGCGACCCTCGCCTATGCGGCGGCCTGGATTATCGTTCCCAAACGTCCGCTCGAAGGCGCCGTCGAGGAAGTTCGCCCGGAGCGGCCGCGCTCCTCGTGGATCCGCTATCTCCCAGGGCTGGTCCTCATCCTGATCGGCTCGCTGCTATTGGTCCGGCAGCACTGGCACTGGATCGACTTTGACCAGTGGTGGCCGGCCCTCATGATCGCGGGCGGTTTGTTTCTGCTGCTCCGCCCCAGGCGGCGCCGCGAAGCCTGCCGGCCGGATCTGTCCGCCGCGCCGGGGGAGATCCCGGGCGGCAATGAAGGGAGGACGGCATGA
- a CDS encoding peptidase C39 family protein: MSDSAARLRLGAHRDLAGLVALEERAFAIDRFHEEQIEYLLEEANATTFVVDLGGRIVGAAYMLWRKGAPVGRLYNIAVDPDMRGRGLGQRLLDACRQEAEWRNCTTLSLEVRVDNAGAIALYRRNHFEAVGRLPKYYEDGADGVRMTRPLTAGRPERLRLKVPYYAQTLTFTCGPAALIMAMKYHRPDLEDDRLLEVTLWREATMIFMTSGMGGTGPFGMAHAVVDRGFSARVLLSKNQTPFFSSVRTADKRRVIKLVHEDLRERAYHRGIPVSYYDFSFDDIAVEMLRGKIPIVLISTYQLHGDRAPHWVVVTGFDREFVYVHDPYEAEYGGDPHRARNLKIDLPLFSRMRRYGRDLYKSVLFVGPGEA, from the coding sequence ATGAGCGACTCCGCCGCCCGTCTCCGCCTCGGCGCCCACCGCGATCTCGCCGGCCTGGTGGCGCTCGAAGAACGCGCCTTCGCCATCGACCGCTTCCACGAAGAGCAGATCGAGTATTTGCTGGAGGAAGCCAACGCGACCACGTTCGTGGTCGACCTTGGCGGGCGGATTGTGGGGGCCGCGTACATGCTCTGGCGCAAGGGAGCCCCGGTCGGGCGCCTCTATAACATCGCCGTCGACCCCGACATGCGCGGCCGGGGGCTGGGCCAGCGGCTGCTGGACGCCTGCCGCCAGGAGGCGGAGTGGCGCAACTGCACGACTCTGTCGCTCGAGGTGCGCGTCGACAACGCCGGGGCCATCGCCCTCTACCGGCGCAACCACTTCGAGGCCGTCGGCCGCCTCCCGAAGTACTACGAGGACGGTGCTGACGGCGTGCGGATGACCCGCCCGTTGACGGCGGGGCGCCCGGAGAGACTCCGCCTGAAAGTCCCCTACTACGCCCAGACCCTCACCTTCACCTGCGGCCCGGCGGCTCTCATCATGGCCATGAAGTACCACCGGCCGGACCTCGAGGATGACCGGCTGCTCGAAGTGACCCTGTGGCGGGAGGCGACGATGATTTTCATGACCTCCGGCATGGGCGGGACCGGACCGTTCGGCATGGCCCATGCCGTCGTCGACCGCGGATTCTCGGCCCGCGTGCTCCTTTCGAAGAACCAGACCCCGTTCTTCTCTTCGGTGCGGACGGCCGACAAGCGGCGCGTCATCAAGCTCGTCCACGAGGATCTCCGCGAGCGGGCCTATCACCGGGGGATCCCGGTGTCCTACTATGATTTCTCCTTCGACGACATCGCGGTCGAAATGCTGCGCGGCAAAATCCCCATCGTGCTCATCAGCACTTACCAGCTCCACGGCGACCGGGCTCCCCACTGGGTGGTGGTCACCGGATTCGACCGGGAGTTCGTCTACGTCCACGATCCCTACGAGGCGGAGTACGGCGGCGACCCGCACCGGGCGCGCAACCTCAAGATTGATCTGCCCCTGTTCTCCCGAATGCGGCGGTACGGCCGCGACCTCTACAAGAGCGTCCTATTCGTGGGGCCGGGCGAGGCCTAG
- a CDS encoding RimK-like ATPgrasp N-terminal domain-containing protein — protein sequence MTKNTKRAKANRYVAILNEDDTFVNLAGRYEYLELPYYVSQDYEHSRLPIRPTCKEMLDAYIVPLFLERAKLAGLDVPEYYVTNGYFEAPAIVDSINPFMSRSRTVLKMSQQKSVSKSITRNFTYAACVQEIPPEAQIEHFRAVLGWSVAARYRDSAEKIWRVFQIPLARVRVLRTYDDRILLSKISPLLYRDLKQRELEYLEKKIRWEE from the coding sequence ATGACCAAGAATACCAAGCGGGCCAAGGCCAACCGCTACGTCGCCATCCTCAACGAAGACGACACCTTCGTCAATCTCGCCGGGCGCTACGAGTACCTCGAACTCCCCTACTACGTCTCGCAGGACTACGAACACAGCCGGCTCCCCATCCGGCCGACGTGCAAGGAGATGCTCGACGCTTACATTGTGCCGCTCTTCCTGGAACGGGCCAAGCTGGCCGGCCTCGACGTGCCGGAGTACTACGTGACCAACGGCTACTTCGAAGCGCCCGCCATCGTCGACTCCATCAACCCGTTCATGTCGCGGAGCCGGACGGTGCTGAAGATGTCGCAGCAGAAGTCGGTGTCGAAATCGATTACGCGCAATTTCACCTACGCCGCCTGCGTGCAGGAGATCCCGCCCGAGGCCCAGATCGAGCACTTCCGCGCCGTCCTCGGCTGGAGCGTCGCCGCCCGCTACCGCGACTCGGCGGAGAAGATCTGGCGGGTGTTCCAGATCCCGCTCGCCCGGGTCCGGGTGCTGCGCACCTACGACGACCGCATCCTGCTGAGCAAGATCAGCCCGCTGCTGTACAGGGACCTGAAGCAACGCGAACTGGAGTACCTGGAGAAGAAGATTCGATGGGAAGAATAG
- a CDS encoding zf-HC2 domain-containing protein: protein MDHGYFKDRVSGYLDKELPDYEMEALRRHLGECAECRALYEDLRRLEALVERHADLGGDEDYWEAAAARIEKRIGIAGAPEVIALPPRRSRGLAWKLVGVAASIAALTFIAVNYTDIVRQRDESPKMSFPSEPPSARDSAAAGRAGEPSPAGEEQPAEKAERTAPPTAEPPEPAEIAALPELKRQAAEDEQLPVIAEEAQEAPRLKPAGQELAASGGKAAAQDAEAEANRSAAAPAAPAAPPPEPVSAETRKDEGAADVRLADRLVLRDLMVAKEPATAAAPSLSLADSSAADRRGRLPLAQSSKGFAAAGESAPAATLADWRNRRDSLESLWSELRSEHLNLALPKARRDRAALGDIELVERQLLEAQVQVGRLAEGADAPERDRAIQFFRTYLELADVRYRETARLYLDELAPDTVDTSGSRR, encoded by the coding sequence ATGGATCACGGGTACTTTAAGGACAGAGTCTCCGGTTATCTCGACAAGGAACTCCCGGACTACGAGATGGAGGCGCTCCGCCGCCACCTCGGAGAGTGCGCCGAATGCCGCGCCCTCTACGAGGATCTGCGACGGCTGGAGGCGCTGGTCGAGCGCCATGCCGACCTCGGCGGGGACGAGGACTACTGGGAGGCGGCGGCCGCCCGGATCGAAAAGCGGATCGGGATCGCCGGCGCACCGGAGGTGATCGCCCTCCCGCCGCGCCGGAGCCGGGGGCTGGCCTGGAAGCTGGTCGGAGTGGCAGCTTCGATCGCCGCGCTGACATTTATCGCGGTGAACTACACCGACATCGTCCGCCAGAGAGACGAGTCGCCGAAGATGTCCTTCCCGTCCGAGCCGCCGTCGGCCCGTGACTCAGCCGCGGCCGGCCGAGCCGGGGAGCCCTCACCGGCCGGCGAAGAGCAGCCGGCGGAGAAAGCCGAGAGAACCGCGCCGCCCACCGCGGAGCCGCCCGAGCCGGCCGAGATTGCGGCGCTCCCTGAGCTCAAGCGCCAGGCGGCGGAGGACGAACAACTCCCGGTTATCGCCGAGGAAGCACAGGAAGCGCCGCGCCTCAAACCGGCCGGCCAGGAGCTTGCGGCCTCCGGCGGGAAGGCGGCCGCGCAAGATGCCGAGGCGGAGGCGAACCGGAGTGCGGCGGCTCCCGCGGCCCCGGCCGCGCCGCCGCCGGAACCGGTCTCGGCCGAGACCCGCAAAGACGAGGGCGCGGCCGACGTCCGCCTCGCCGACCGGCTGGTCCTCCGCGACCTCATGGTCGCCAAGGAGCCGGCGACAGCGGCGGCGCCCAGTCTCAGCCTCGCCGATTCCTCGGCGGCCGATCGGCGCGGACGCCTGCCCCTGGCGCAGTCGTCGAAAGGGTTCGCGGCCGCCGGCGAAAGCGCTCCGGCGGCCACTCTCGCCGACTGGCGGAACCGCCGCGATTCGCTCGAGTCGCTCTGGAGCGAACTGCGGAGCGAACATCTGAACCTCGCGCTGCCCAAGGCGCGACGCGACCGGGCGGCGCTCGGGGACATCGAACTGGTCGAGCGCCAGCTCCTCGAGGCCCAGGTGCAGGTCGGCCGCCTGGCGGAGGGAGCGGATGCTCCGGAGCGCGACCGGGCGATCCAGTTCTTCCGCACCTACCTCGAACTGGCCGACGTGCGCTACCGGGAGACGGCGCGCCTCTATCTGGACGAGTTGGCCCCCGATACCGTCGACACCAGCGGTTCTCGCCGGTAA